A single Tumebacillus sp. BK434 DNA region contains:
- the ilvA gene encoding threonine ammonia-lyase: protein MLTMTDFLAARANLQGVIHNTPLDYSKTFSDLSHNQIYMKLENLQKTGSFKIRGAFHKIATLTEAERQRGVIAASAGNHAQGVAYGANNAGIPCIIVMPEAAPLSKVEATARYGAQVILHGSNYDEAYAKALELQQERGMTFVHAFDDPAVIAGQGTIALEVLEQLPDIDVLVAPVGGGGLIAGIALAAKLAKPDITIVGVEAAGAACMKTSIDQGEIGTLETVATIADGICVRRPGDITYQLTQQYVDHIVTVEEEEIARAMLLAIERNKLVVEGAGATGLAAALYDKLPFRDKKTAVLLSGGNVDVNFLSRIIERGLVEAGRYLRINTTVPDKPGVLQEILGIFATERANIIGIQHHRMGSRVMLGEAEVEIDIETRDHAHQDRILKRLQEKGFSVITR, encoded by the coding sequence TTGCTTACAATGACCGATTTTCTCGCTGCCCGCGCCAATTTACAAGGCGTCATCCACAACACGCCGCTCGACTATTCGAAGACGTTTTCCGACTTGTCGCACAACCAGATTTATATGAAGCTGGAGAATTTGCAGAAGACGGGCTCGTTCAAGATTCGCGGCGCGTTCCACAAGATCGCCACGCTGACCGAAGCGGAGCGCCAGCGCGGCGTGATCGCCGCATCGGCGGGCAACCACGCCCAAGGCGTCGCGTACGGCGCGAATAACGCCGGCATCCCCTGCATCATCGTCATGCCGGAAGCAGCGCCGCTCTCCAAAGTCGAAGCGACCGCCCGCTACGGCGCGCAAGTCATCCTGCACGGCAGCAACTACGACGAAGCGTACGCCAAAGCGCTGGAGCTGCAGCAGGAGCGCGGCATGACATTCGTCCACGCTTTTGACGACCCGGCGGTGATCGCCGGACAAGGCACGATCGCGCTCGAGGTGCTGGAGCAACTTCCCGACATCGACGTGCTGGTCGCGCCGGTCGGCGGCGGCGGCTTGATCGCAGGCATCGCGCTCGCCGCCAAGCTCGCCAAGCCGGACATCACGATCGTCGGTGTGGAAGCGGCCGGCGCCGCCTGCATGAAGACCTCGATCGACCAAGGCGAGATCGGCACGCTGGAGACGGTCGCCACGATCGCCGACGGCATCTGCGTGCGCCGCCCTGGCGACATCACCTACCAGCTGACCCAACAGTATGTCGACCACATCGTCACCGTCGAAGAAGAGGAGATCGCCCGCGCCATGCTGCTCGCGATCGAGCGCAACAAGCTGGTCGTCGAAGGGGCTGGCGCGACCGGCCTCGCCGCCGCGCTGTACGACAAGCTGCCCTTCCGCGACAAGAAGACGGCCGTGCTGCTCTCCGGCGGCAACGTCGATGTGAACTTCCTGTCGCGCATCATCGAGCGCGGCCTCGTCGAAGCGGGACGCTACCTGCGCATCAACACCACCGTGCCCGACAAGCCGGGCGTGCTGCAGGAGATCCTCGGCATCTTCGCCACCGAGCGCGCCAACATCATCGGCATTCAGCACCACCGCATGGGCTCGCGCGTAATGCTCGGCGAAGCGGAAGTGGAGATCGACATCGAAACGCGCGACCATGCGCATCAAGACCGGATATTGAAGCGCTTGCAGGAAAAAGGCTTCTCGGTCATCACCCGATAA
- the hisC gene encoding histidinol-phosphate transaminase codes for MSQEILNNVRKNLFAIKPYSPGKPISDVKREFGLTDVTKLASNENPLGPSPKAQAAILAAVANVNRYPDGGAVSLKEALSANTGIPTEQILVGNGSDDLIKLTSETFLHPGDEIVVPSPSFSQYWFGAQLMDAKTVAVPLTAGFEYDLEAMLNAVTEKTKILYLCSPNNPTGTYLREADLQRFLDRVPSRVLVILDEAYNEYVTEGDTAQGIDFLKRGYNVLVMRTFSKMYALAGLRLGYVLGRSEVLDAINRTREPFNVNMLAQVAAVAALDDAEHVEASRQLNRAGFAQLQAGLGQLGYDVVPTQGNFLIFDTRLDDNKLFDALLREGVITRSGTALGIPGYLRVSIGLPEENERFLAAFEKVVSSLAQKV; via the coding sequence ATGTCACAAGAAATTTTGAACAACGTGCGGAAAAATCTGTTTGCGATCAAGCCTTACAGCCCGGGCAAACCGATCTCCGACGTGAAGCGGGAGTTTGGCTTGACCGATGTCACCAAACTGGCTTCGAACGAAAATCCGCTCGGCCCGTCACCGAAGGCGCAGGCGGCGATCTTGGCAGCGGTGGCGAATGTGAACCGCTACCCGGACGGCGGCGCGGTCTCTTTAAAAGAAGCGCTGAGTGCCAATACAGGCATTCCTACGGAGCAGATTCTCGTCGGCAACGGGTCGGACGACCTGATCAAGCTGACGTCGGAGACGTTTTTGCATCCGGGCGATGAGATCGTCGTGCCGTCACCGTCGTTTTCGCAGTATTGGTTCGGCGCGCAGCTGATGGACGCCAAAACGGTGGCGGTGCCGCTGACTGCCGGTTTTGAGTACGACTTGGAAGCGATGCTGAACGCCGTGACGGAGAAGACGAAAATTCTCTATCTCTGCTCGCCGAACAACCCGACCGGCACGTACCTCCGCGAGGCGGATCTGCAGCGCTTTCTCGACCGGGTGCCGTCCCGCGTCCTGGTGATTCTCGACGAAGCGTACAATGAATACGTGACTGAGGGCGATACTGCACAAGGAATTGATTTCCTGAAGCGGGGGTACAATGTTCTTGTCATGCGCACGTTCTCAAAGATGTACGCGCTGGCGGGACTGCGCCTCGGCTACGTGCTGGGCCGTTCGGAAGTGCTCGATGCGATCAACCGCACGCGCGAGCCGTTCAATGTAAACATGCTGGCACAGGTCGCCGCGGTGGCCGCACTGGACGATGCGGAGCACGTGGAAGCGTCGCGGCAGCTGAACCGGGCAGGATTCGCACAGCTGCAGGCCGGGCTCGGCCAGCTCGGATATGATGTGGTGCCGACCCAAGGGAACTTCCTGATCTTTGATACCAGACTGGATGACAACAAGCTGTTTGACGCTCTTTTGCGCGAAGGGGTGATCACGCGCAGCGGGACTGCGCTCGGGATTCCGGGCTATCTGCGCGTTTCGATCGGGCTGCCGGAAGAGAATGAGCGCTTCCTTGCCGCATTCGAAAAGGTGGTTTCCAGCCTCGCGCAAAAGGTGTAG
- a CDS encoding bifunctional 3-deoxy-7-phosphoheptulonate synthase/chorismate mutase: protein MSKVRFEELRAQLDEVNLEILEVLNRRAELVSEIGLLKSGKGTERFDPIREKEMLDKVVEANKGPFPDDTIRHLFKQIFQASLGLQEEEKKSLLISRKNKSQDTVVQIGPLTIGAGNPVIISGPCSVETEGQMEAVASHLQGEGILLLRGGAYKPRTSPYDFQGLGKEGLKILSATAKRHGMVCVSEIVAPEDVEMACEFLDVIQIGARNMQNFELLKAAGSVRKPVLLKRGLSATIEELLYAAEYIASRGNDQIILCERGIRTYEKATRNTLDISAVPILKQETHLPVVVDVSHSTGRKDIMFPIAKAALAVGADGLIVEAHNEPAVALSDAKQQLDLNQFSTLMNQLRESGYLKDTVNAK from the coding sequence ATGAGCAAAGTGAGATTTGAGGAATTGCGTGCGCAGTTGGATGAGGTGAACCTCGAGATTCTGGAGGTGCTGAACCGCCGCGCCGAGTTGGTGTCGGAGATCGGTCTGCTCAAGAGCGGCAAGGGGACGGAGCGGTTCGACCCGATCCGTGAGAAGGAGATGCTGGACAAGGTGGTCGAAGCGAACAAGGGCCCGTTCCCGGATGATACGATTCGCCATCTGTTCAAGCAGATCTTCCAAGCCTCGCTTGGGCTGCAAGAAGAGGAGAAGAAGTCGCTGTTGATCTCCCGCAAGAACAAATCACAGGATACGGTCGTCCAGATCGGACCGCTGACGATCGGCGCCGGAAATCCGGTGATCATCTCCGGGCCATGCTCGGTGGAGACGGAAGGGCAGATGGAAGCGGTCGCTTCGCATCTGCAAGGCGAAGGCATTCTGCTGCTGCGCGGCGGCGCGTACAAGCCGCGCACCTCGCCGTATGATTTCCAAGGCCTGGGCAAAGAGGGACTGAAGATCCTGAGCGCGACGGCGAAGCGCCACGGCATGGTCTGCGTGTCGGAGATCGTCGCACCGGAAGATGTGGAAATGGCCTGCGAGTTTCTCGACGTGATTCAGATCGGTGCCCGCAACATGCAGAACTTCGAGCTGCTCAAGGCGGCCGGTTCGGTGCGCAAGCCGGTACTGCTGAAGCGCGGGCTGTCGGCGACGATCGAAGAGCTGCTCTACGCGGCGGAGTACATCGCGTCGCGCGGCAACGATCAGATCATCCTGTGTGAGCGCGGCATCCGCACCTATGAGAAAGCGACGCGCAACACGCTCGACATTTCGGCGGTGCCGATCTTGAAGCAGGAGACGCATCTGCCGGTCGTCGTCGACGTGTCGCACTCGACGGGGCGCAAAGACATCATGTTCCCGATCGCCAAAGCCGCGCTTGCGGTCGGAGCGGACGGCCTGATCGTCGAAGCGCACAACGAGCCGGCGGTCGCCCTGTCTGACGCCAAGCAGCAGCTCGACTTGAATCAGTTCAGCACGCTGATGAACCAGCTTCGTGAGAGCGGGTACCTGAAGGACACGGTCAACGCGAAGTAA
- a CDS encoding YcnI family protein, whose protein sequence is MKMKQIAAAVITTAAFTLLAGTASAHVTVWPKETKTGAYEKYTVRVPVEKEINTTKVKVEFPAGMKVSTVKPIAGWSYEFEKDPEGVNKAITWTAPAGGGIKQHEFVEFEFVGANPKEAGEGTLVFKAYQTYADNTVVEWAGAPDSDNPASVTTLTQAAAGEDHHGGTSGTGTEHKHGEEASAGEQAAETSTSNTWPFVLSGAALLVALISLFRKR, encoded by the coding sequence ATGAAAATGAAACAGATCGCTGCTGCTGTGATCACGACTGCTGCTTTTACACTGCTTGCGGGGACCGCTTCTGCGCACGTCACCGTCTGGCCGAAAGAGACCAAGACGGGCGCTTATGAAAAATACACCGTGCGCGTGCCGGTTGAAAAAGAGATCAACACCACAAAAGTGAAAGTCGAGTTCCCGGCGGGGATGAAAGTTTCCACCGTCAAGCCGATCGCCGGCTGGAGCTACGAGTTTGAAAAAGATCCCGAAGGCGTGAACAAAGCGATCACGTGGACCGCTCCGGCAGGCGGCGGCATCAAGCAACATGAGTTTGTCGAGTTTGAATTCGTCGGCGCCAACCCGAAAGAAGCCGGGGAGGGTACGCTGGTCTTCAAGGCATATCAGACCTATGCGGACAACACCGTCGTCGAGTGGGCCGGCGCGCCCGACTCAGACAATCCGGCGTCTGTCACCACCCTGACCCAGGCGGCTGCCGGCGAAGACCACCACGGCGGCACCAGCGGCACCGGTACGGAGCACAAACACGGCGAGGAAGCGTCAGCCGGTGAGCAAGCTGCTGAGACCAGCACCAGCAACACCTGGCCGTTCGTCCTGTCCGGCGCTGCCCTGCTCGTCGCCTTGATCTCCCTGTTCCGCAAACGCTAA
- a CDS encoding copper resistance protein CopC, translating to MKKSALLGLCLLFLCLFTTPAFAHATLVQSTPVEGAVLKQNPGTVKLLFSETLSPELIELNLYNWEAERIELPPPQLTKGNAAETYAELPSDLEPGSYRLRWSIISEDGHLINGELSFALGHVSADIAPIAEDGTRENKTVETLHVVAHDGAESMVLIATGLYLLSLYARRMEVPQASDLLGRWKKIGWALLLLLSLGELITTLIMLEENALQRVFLQGELGLLTETPFLVMVLLQLLLLVLLAVPGMMKSWPALLFTLLTLNMAQSGHALAIEPVWLALALRMLHLLSIALWLGGLLYLLLLWRQLLEKSRFRSFFLRVFLGSSLLVALSGVLMVAVQTDWSAVLAAGTLWSGLLFSKISLMAVMLALALVQSRRWRKDAAGLSYPLLRIEWIFGLLVILAGVGMSMIAYP from the coding sequence ATGAAAAAAAGCGCGCTGCTCGGGTTGTGCCTGCTGTTTCTCTGCTTGTTCACCACCCCGGCCTTCGCCCATGCCACGCTTGTGCAAAGCACGCCTGTGGAAGGGGCGGTGCTGAAGCAGAATCCGGGCACGGTGAAGCTGCTGTTCAGCGAAACATTATCCCCCGAACTTATCGAGCTGAACCTTTATAACTGGGAGGCGGAACGCATCGAACTGCCCCCGCCCCAACTGACCAAAGGCAACGCGGCCGAAACGTATGCCGAGCTGCCTTCTGATCTCGAGCCAGGCAGTTACCGCCTGCGCTGGTCGATCATCTCCGAGGACGGCCATCTGATCAACGGCGAATTGTCATTTGCGCTGGGACATGTCTCCGCAGACATCGCACCGATCGCGGAAGACGGCACTCGCGAGAACAAGACGGTCGAAACGCTGCACGTGGTCGCGCACGACGGGGCCGAAAGCATGGTGCTGATCGCGACGGGACTTTATCTCTTGTCCCTGTACGCCCGGCGCATGGAGGTGCCGCAGGCGTCCGACCTGCTCGGGCGCTGGAAGAAAATCGGCTGGGCACTCTTGCTGCTCTTGTCGCTTGGCGAGCTTATCACCACCCTGATCATGCTGGAAGAAAATGCGTTGCAACGCGTGTTCCTGCAGGGCGAGTTGGGCCTGTTGACCGAAACGCCGTTTTTGGTGATGGTGCTGTTGCAACTGCTGCTGCTCGTGCTGCTCGCCGTGCCCGGCATGATGAAAAGCTGGCCGGCGCTGCTCTTCACGCTGCTCACGCTGAACATGGCGCAAAGCGGACATGCGCTCGCCATCGAGCCGGTCTGGCTGGCGCTGGCCCTGCGCATGCTGCATCTGCTGTCGATCGCGCTGTGGCTCGGCGGGCTGCTCTATCTGCTGCTGCTCTGGCGGCAACTCCTTGAAAAAAGCCGCTTCCGCTCCTTCTTCCTGCGCGTGTTTCTCGGCTCCTCGCTGCTCGTCGCCTTGTCGGGCGTGCTGATGGTCGCCGTGCAGACCGACTGGAGCGCAGTGCTGGCCGCCGGGACGTTGTGGAGCGGGCTGCTGTTCAGCAAGATCAGCCTGATGGCCGTCATGCTGGCGCTTGCGCTCGTACAATCGCGGCGCTGGCGGAAAGATGCGGCAGGGCTGTCTTACCCGCTGCTGCGCATCGAATGGATCTTTGGCCTGCTGGTGATTCTGGCGGGCGTTGGCATGAGCATGATCGCCTATCCCTGA